A part of Antechinus flavipes isolate AdamAnt ecotype Samford, QLD, Australia chromosome 6, AdamAnt_v2, whole genome shotgun sequence genomic DNA contains:
- the LOC127541551 gene encoding LOW QUALITY PROTEIN: olfactory receptor 4S1-like (The sequence of the model RefSeq protein was modified relative to this genomic sequence to represent the inferred CDS: inserted 2 bases in 2 codons), whose amino-acid sequence MSSQLMENQNNVTEFVLFGLFESREMQYACFVVFSIIHVLTVFGNLLVVITINASKTXTAPMYFFLSHLSFADMCYPSATTPKMIADTFVERKTISFNGCMTQLFSAHFFGGTEIFLLTAMAYDRYVAICRPLHYTTIMDRRKCGLLAGAXWVAGFLHSILQTLLTVQLPFCGPNEIDNFFCDVHPLLKLACADTYVVGLIVVANSGMISLVSFIILIISYIVILLNLRNQSSEGRRKALSTCASHIITVLLVLVPPMFMYIRPSTTLAVDKLVILFNIVMPPLLNPLIYTLRNNEVKNAMRKLWTIKKTSEKT is encoded by the exons ATGTCTTCCCAACTAAtggaaaatcaaaacaatgtgacagagtttgttttgtttggacTCTTTGAAAGTCGGGAGATGCAGTATGCTTGCTTTGTGGTGTTCTCTATCATTCATGTGCTTACAGTTTTTGGAAACTTACTTGTGGTGATCACCATAAATGCCAGCAAAA TCACTGCTCCCATGTATTTCTTCCTCAGCCACTTATCCTTTGCAGACATGTGCTATCCATCAGCCACTACTCCAAAGATGATTGCTGACACTTTTGTAGAGAGAAAGACCATCTCATTCAATGGCTGCATGACTCAATTATTTTCGGCCCATTTCTTTGGTGGAACAGAAATCTTCCTCCTCACTGCTATGGCCTATGACCGCTATGTGGCCATCTGTAGGCCTCTGCACTATACAACCATTATGGATCGGCGGAAATGTGGCCTACTGGCTGGGG TCTGGGTCGCTGGTTTCCTTCACTCTATTCTGCAAACCCTCCTCACTGTTCAATTGCCCTTCTGTGGACCAAATGAGATTGACAATTTCTTCTGTGATGTTCATCCCTTGCTGAAACTTGCTTGTGCTGATACCTATGTGGTGGGACTGATTGTTGTAGCCAACAGTGGTATGATCTCACTTGTATCCTTCATCATCCTTATAATCTCATATATTGTAATCCTGTTGAATCTGAGGAATCAGTCATCGGAGGGGAGGCGCAAGGCTCTCTCCACCTGTGCTTCCCACATTATCACTGTTCTCCTGGTCCTCGTGCCTCCTATGTTTATGTACATCCGCCCCTCAACCACACTGGCAGTTGATAAACTTGTTATCTTGTTCAATATTGTGATGCCCCCATTGCTCAACCCGCTGATATACACCCTGagaaataatgaagtaaaaaatgcCATGAGAAAACTATGGACTATAAAAAAGACATCtgaaaagacatga